The sequence aattttttaataatgcatcGTCATTGAATGAAAtgtgcaagtttttttttttttacagtagccTGCTATGATGTGAGCTTGTGTATTCACTCCCTTTCTCCTCATGTAGGACAAACCAAAAAGCTGGAGGAGAAGATGGTGCAGAAACTGGCCGAAGACGTGGAAATGGCTGATTAAATATTCCCCGGCCTGAGCTTTGGTCGAACAGGACGCTCAACATCTTTTTGTTTGTAGGCTGAAAGCCTTAAAAGTGACACTCTGAAGTGAGATGAACCCTCACCTGTAACTCTCCATCACTTCACCTCAGCTCTCAGACCCCCGTGGATGAGACGTTCACGGGAATCTGGACgagctaaaaaaaatatccattcTTATTTTTCATTGCCCTTAACACTTTTAAGGCTGCCCAGTGAATGAAATTGAATTTGATGTGATGCAGAATGGCACCGATTTACTGCTACATTAACAGTTTACTGTAGAATTTCTCTCCGAAACTCACCTTACTGCTTCTTGTTCTATTTAACATGGAGAAAAAGCTTCCTTTTGTCAAAAGGATAATGACATTTAAACAGTATGACGTTTGTAATAAAATTCCATCCCAACATGTTTGGTAGTGATGTTCATGTGTGAAGTTGTGGAAACATCTAAACATCAAAATCATCAATGtttcaataatataataatgactGGATTATAATActggtgttaatgatgatggtaCTGGAATAATTACAAATGGGGAAGTTTGTGCTCTTGACTTGTTACCAAGGAAGTAAAACTTTTGCAGTTATTGACCAGATGTTATTTTGCGGAATATAATTTTGCAGAACCTGCTGCTGAGCCTGAAAGTGAGAACGGTTCTAAATTTCACTGCTTTCTGTCATGGGGAGTGAAAACAGAAATGAAGTTTCAAGAAGAGAACAGTGAGAATTTTCGAGCTGCAAGAAGTAAACCTGCATGAGATTTTAAGCTGCAGTATAACGTGTACACAGAAATCTCTTGTATTTAAAATGTCATAAAGAGTAGCTCTTATTTATCGGCACTGTACCGTCAGCGAGTTTGGCTCTATAGCCATGTTCAGAGCTTTGACTCTTCTTCACCCCAGCGGCCAGATCGTGAGATCTTTTATAGACATCACAAAAAAGTTCCTGTAAAAGGAAACCATTCTTTCAGACAGTTCTAGAAAagtgtaattttaatttaaaattgaaATGCGTTACAGCTTTTTTGCATTGtttgttaaaaaacaaatctaGTGGTTAAATTATTTTCcacacactgtactagaacTTTtcatactcttttttttttttgtggctaaCAAAGTGCCAATAATTATGTACCATAAGtcatatttttgtaaagcttattagtaaaaaaaaaaaaaaaaaaaaatgcaagtatCTCTCACTTCAGAACAAACAGTCCAGGGGGCGATGCAGATCCAATCCAGTGTCTTCGGCTTAAGGCAAAGGTGgagtaaaaaaatatccaggCGTTGGTGATGACTGTGTATCATGACTTGGCTCTTCATCTTTGTGCTTATGAAGTTTCTCAGGCAAAAAAATatctgataaaaaaatattttataaaaatttttTGAAATATACTTAGCAGTGTAAATGCTCATGAAATGAGACACTGATACTAAAATCTAGTCTATTTTGGCTTCTCTGGAAtacaaaatgtacacaatttaaAAACCAAATGAGGAAATTCACTTTGACAAAATTGGACAAATTTTTTCTTTAAGCTGTGATTTCCGGTGCTGTTGCTTTGCAGGCTGTGACACGACTGAGCATGTGCAGTGTGCTCTGATTGAAGTGATTCAGAGTGATACCATACCGATGccattataatattaatgaccTCACTCTCCCCTGACGTCTCTGAGCTATAAAATAAACTTGTGCCGATTTTCCAAGTCTGTTCTTGGCCTCCAAAATCTATAGAGCTCCTGTAAAGCTCGCACATCCTCAGTAGCATCATGAGCTCCATAGGTTTTTTGAAGGAAATGCTGGACCAGGAAGGGCTGAGAATATTTCGGGAGTGGAAACATCTCCCTACTGAGTGCCAGAGTGTCCAGGTAACATGACACTACATCCTGAAACTCCTCCAGCAGATTGAACTCTTTCAGGATTCGTTGCAGGACAGGGCAGTCAAAGCGTTTACAGTTGTGGCCCACCAGAACTGGTCTGCTGAAGGCTTTAAGGAAGGAGATGAATAACTTAAGAGCCTCTCTTAGTGGGACTGTTTCCACTGGCTGTCCGTGTAGGAGCAGTGTCTGTCTGCGTGTGGTCAGGCCTGTAACTCTGGAAGCACCGTAGTCTATAGGGCACCGAGGAAAAATGTAGACATTAAAGATCCTCTCTCCACTGATGGCTGACAGCTGAACTATATCACATTCATAGATGTCTGAAAAGAGATGAAAGATTCAAAAGTCATTCAAATTCAATACATATTTACTTTaaatcatttcataaatgttttaGTCACACGGTCTCACAAGTGAATGAACACAATctacatacactgtattgcgaaaaattttgggacacccctccaaatcattgaattcagggatTACTatttccagtaaaaggaactcttaatgcttcagcataccaagacattttggacaatttcatgctcccaactttgtgggaacagtttggggatgactccttcctgttccaacatgactgtgcgccagtgcacaaagcaaggtccataaacacatggatgagcgaaaaatgtcttggtaagctgaagcattaagagtttccttccattggaactaaggggccgagcctatGCCCcggaaaacaacacctgaattcaatgatttggcggggtgtcccaaaacttttggcaatatagtgtatatagcagCTGAAGGCTGATCAACAACTGCACTGAATTATTATATTACTCGAATGAATTTAGGCCACATGTTAAACTGCTTGATCTCAGATTCAGATCCCTAAGACGCAAGCTGCAGGTGACAGTGGCAAACAAATTCTCCCTTAGATGAGGAAATATCCTCAACAGAAAACACATCCTCCTCATCTGGGAGTCACTGCAATTAAAGTGTATACCtgtgtactataaagtgtaaCAGTACATGGTGTATTAAAACTACAAGCATGTTGAAACAATATGGGCAAAAGTTTGTGTACACCTGACATCATATGCATGTCTCAAAAAAGTCATAAAGCCCATTTCTGAGGTGTTTCCCCTTTGCTCTTTACCTCTACCCTTCTATTATGGTTTTGCATTAGAATATAGAGCATGACTGTGGGCATTTGTGGTCATTCAGCTGcatgagcattagtgagatcacgGGTGAGGAGGTCAGGGGTGCAGTCAGCATTTCttttcatctcaaaggtgttcgaACCACAGCCCAGAGGTTCGAATGAGAGTGTGAATGCATGTGATGGACCAGGCTGTATTCCGGCTTCACATCTAGTGTTACCAGCATAAGCACCAGATCTACTATGACCAGGATAAATAATTACTGAAACTGATTTGGTGAGAGTGTTAAACTTTGATCCCTAAGCTGCACATCATCACATGAACATCTCTGTAACACTATCGGAATTAAACTTAGACTTAGATTAGTGTTATCTACATGTAAGATTCAGCActgaaatcaaaacaaaatacTCTCATGTGACTACTTGGGCAACTTTCTCACAGCTCTGACACACTTTCTCACATGCTCTGCTCACATGAGCTCCTATTTAAGGTGATGACTCCTGATAACTGCTCTCTGCAgaggtagctcaagtggttaaggctctcggTTGTTGactggaggatcagggttcaagccccagcactgccatgctgccaccgttgggcccttgagcaaagcccccatcccaccctgctccaggggtgcggtatcatggctgaccctgcactctgaccccaacctccaaggatgggatatgtgaagaaagaatctcactgagcagtaatgtatatgtgacgaaCGTAACTTATTTCTTGCCTGATACTTGTCTGATCACATGCAAGCCTCCTACAAACACAAACGGGTTTTAAATCCTGTCTAAAGTCTAATGTGGAGTGTTAGGGGTTAAAACAATGGTGTAGACAGAGTGGTGTAGCTGCTGCGTCATTCAATCCAGGAAgtcgaaacacacacacacacacacacactcgtgtcaCGAGCTACAGAAGCCCCCAGCTTTATGTTCTACTTCGCCTTAATGACTCGAAAGCAAGTCGAAATAATAAGACGAAGTGATGACGTAATGTCTCAAAATAACGAGTTATTACGTGCCAATAGCGATATATTAAGTCGAAATGACCACACTTAACACTTCAGCGCACAAGGTTTccacacaaaacacattacatgatatataaaataaggataaaacaATCCGAAATGTGTGTTTTGATGCATTCGACTTACTTAAGCCTGTAGTTTCCAGGTCAAAAAACACCAGCGTCTCTTCATCGCCCTGAGTTACACCTGTAAACATGATTCATTACTGTTTCctctccttcatcatcctcctttCACACTTCTATCAGAGACCGATCTCGTACTTAACGACACGGTGAAGCCACAGTACAGTCGATCAGATATGAAAACTGGCCATACAAAGAGTGTTACTGTACCGTGGAAGCGCCTGGAGAAGAGTCTCTGGAACATGCTGAAGGGCTGAAACCACAAAAAACACATGATCACCGCGCAAAACAGcccagtgtaaaaaaaataaaacaaaacaaaacaaataaaaccccTTCAGCCGGTCTCTGGTGCGATTACAACACTACAGCCTCCGACTTTCCATCTGCTTCAGAGCCTCAGAGCTGACAAATCTGACAGGAATGTCACTGCATTCAGACTGCTAGAGCAGATCAGTGGTGAACCTCGCCCAGGATAAAAGCCTgaacatgcagagagagagagagagagagagagagagagagagagagagagagagagagagagagagacttctcgTTTTGTAAGTTTTCTCTTTTATGAAAACGCAGAGATTAAAACTGAATATTTTTTGTACCTCAGTGGGTCCTAACTACATAATgagaaaaatagagaaagagacagagggatatatataactttttgtgagtagtatatatatatgtatatatatgtatatatatatatatatatatatatatatatatatatatatatatatacatacatatatatatactactcacaaaaagttaaggatatttggcttttgggtgaaatttatggaaaatgtaaaaagttcacactacagtgatattatatcatgaaagtagggcatttaagtagaagcatgcaatggtgatttcctcatctcaaacaatttattgaaacaaaagccaacaacagtggtgggtatactttgtcatgtgccctggaccatcaattacagcttgacaacgacgtctcatgctgttcacgagtcgacttattgtctgctgaggcatgacATTCCACTcctcttgaagggcggccctcaggtcattgaggttctggggtgcagggttacgagcctctacacggcgactcagctgatcccataggttttctatgggattcagttctggagaaagtgcaggcctctccatttgaggtaccccagcctccagcagtcgttccctaatgatgcaacctcgatgagctggagcattgtcgtccatgaagatgaaattaggcctgtgttgttcatgcaggggcacaatgactggattaatgatgttattcaggtagtattggcttgtcactgtaccattcacaagatgtagggcagttctgtattgagtagacacacctgcccagactgtaacaccaccacaacagtggctgatgcatagcgctctccttgacgtctccaacatcgttggcggccatcatttctgctcaacgtgaattgactttcatcagagaacagcactgaggcccactggtccctcgtccagcgtaaatgctccctggcccgacgcctgtgcctggtggtgtggtcaggtacccttgcaggtcatctaccacacagaccacgctgatgtaaacggtttcaaatggtctgacatgacacttgggtgcctctcacctcccttaaatgtgcctggagttgagtggcattaaTCATccagttccgcagggcactgttcacaataaagcggtcatcaatgtgggatgtggccaaaggacgtccacttctatgcctttctatgactcttccagtctctctgtatctctgtcgcaacctgctgatgacactctgtgacactctaagctcagtgaccactctgagaactctgagaacatcctgtttgaagcctcacaatggtgaggtactgttaaGGTACACCTAactcaattgttaggtgtggtcttggtctcatgatgtcaaaatgtgaacagcatgatgaagaggactgtttaaatgccaagtctaattgaaccagaaaatttattggtcgattcatggatcaaacaccagttgtaaattttgtgagtagtgtgtgtgtgtgtgtatatatatatatatatatatatatatatatatatatacctctctctctctctctctctctgttcatgctGACATTATGTAGTTAGGACCCACTGAGATACAAAAAATAAGCCTGTAGTTTCCAGGTCAAAAAACACCAGCGTCTCTTCATTGCCCTGAGTTACACCTGTAAACATGATTCATTACTGTTTCctctccttcatcatcctcgAATGCATCAAAACACACATTTCAGATTGTTTTatacttattttatatatcttgtaatgtgttttgtgtggAAACCTTGTGCGTTGAAGTGTTGTGTGgtcgtgtatatatatatatatatatatatatatatatatatatatatatatatatatatatatatatatatatatttatatatatatatatatttatatatatatatatacacacacatacagagagagagagagagagagagagagagagagagagagagagagaaagatagagggggagagaaagaaagaaagaaagaga comes from Hemibagrus wyckioides isolate EC202008001 linkage group LG14, SWU_Hwy_1.0, whole genome shotgun sequence and encodes:
- the plex9.1 gene encoding DNA polymerase III PolC-type, with protein sequence MCFLWFQPFSMFQRLFSRRFHGVTQGDEETLVFFDLETTGLNIYECDIVQLSAISGERIFNVYIFPRCPIDYGASRVTGLTTRRQTLLLHGQPVETVPLREALKLFISFLKAFSRPVLVGHNCKRFDCPVLQRILKEFNLLEEFQDVVSCYLDTLALSREMFPLPKYSQPFLVQHFLQKTYGAHDATEDVRALQELYRFWRPRTDLENRHKFIL